Proteins from one Mycobacterium sp. HUMS_12744610 genomic window:
- a CDS encoding tyrosine-type recombinase/integrase: MTAAVPPLPSAAAPGLLRKLVAAVRPEFRVDILVPERGALVFDTAPCRVPGCVRQPRTRGLCKGHYVGWQQEGRPDIDVFATTAAPEGLGRKELTVCAVQGCRYGGARRGLCPRHQGFWERSGIADRDVWLAAVAPVDDPDHPVCALSYCTLWTQGRSPFCVNHRSRWAAVGCPDIDEFIVLCESYGDDRFDFRPFGDRRQLKLEMQYALQCRHDERQVKTPAAVARPVIALTAASGVASLLDWPMARWIEFFDANHAAQHGQNGQLAFLRYAYRCLEDLHCGSGWEAEFPRDVWELHRLGVEGRKRLRFDGIAQPWLRDLAKRFARWRLSIGRSPNQTYIDVQAVTRLAGFLASPPVDITSLAGINRAVLERYLADLSTDPRALHSRSRDISSLGAFLDAIRRHEWDHDLPASAAFYPDDFPKPAKRLPRGLAEHIMAQVEQPANLDGWNNPESRLLTIILMRCGLRVGDATKIAFDCVIRGGDGAPYLRYTNGKMKREALVPIDEEVEQAIAEQQQRILRRWTNGSPWLFAAPKMNPDGRRPLTTPSYRGQLRDWLARCEIRDEHGRPVHLTPHQWRHTFGTRLINRDVPQEVVRVLLDHSSGEMTAHYARLHDTTVRRHWESARKVDARGQTVAIDPDGPLAEANWAKQRLGRVTQALPNGFCGLPVQKTCPHANACLTCPMFVTTPEFLPQHHEHRQQVLQIISAAEARGQLRLVEMNQQVLGNLDTIITTLETDSGSEELDSADAG, translated from the coding sequence CCGGACATCGACGTGTTCGCCACGACTGCAGCACCGGAAGGGCTCGGGCGCAAAGAGCTCACGGTCTGCGCCGTCCAGGGCTGCCGGTACGGAGGTGCTCGCCGGGGTTTATGCCCACGCCACCAAGGGTTTTGGGAACGGTCCGGCATCGCCGACCGAGACGTATGGCTGGCTGCCGTTGCTCCGGTGGATGATCCCGATCATCCCGTCTGCGCGTTGTCCTATTGCACGCTATGGACGCAGGGACGGTCGCCGTTCTGCGTCAATCATCGGTCCCGATGGGCAGCGGTGGGATGTCCCGACATCGACGAGTTCATCGTGCTCTGCGAGTCCTATGGCGACGACCGGTTCGACTTCCGACCGTTCGGTGATCGCCGACAGCTCAAATTGGAGATGCAGTACGCGCTGCAGTGCCGGCACGATGAACGCCAGGTCAAGACTCCCGCTGCCGTCGCGCGTCCTGTCATCGCACTCACGGCCGCCAGTGGGGTGGCCTCGCTGCTGGACTGGCCGATGGCACGTTGGATCGAGTTCTTCGACGCCAACCACGCTGCGCAACACGGCCAGAACGGACAGCTGGCGTTTCTGCGTTACGCCTATCGCTGTCTGGAGGACCTGCACTGCGGCAGCGGGTGGGAGGCCGAGTTCCCGCGCGACGTGTGGGAGCTGCACCGGCTCGGCGTCGAGGGCCGCAAGCGGCTGCGCTTCGACGGCATTGCGCAACCGTGGCTGCGGGATCTGGCCAAGCGGTTCGCCCGCTGGCGGTTAAGCATCGGACGCAGCCCCAACCAGACCTACATCGACGTCCAGGCGGTGACGCGTTTGGCCGGCTTCTTGGCGTCCCCGCCGGTCGACATCACCAGCCTGGCCGGCATCAACCGCGCGGTATTGGAGCGCTACCTGGCCGACCTGTCCACCGACCCCCGGGCACTGCACTCCCGCAGCCGCGACATCAGCTCGCTCGGTGCGTTCCTCGACGCGATCCGCCGCCACGAGTGGGACCACGACCTGCCCGCGAGTGCCGCGTTCTATCCCGACGACTTCCCCAAACCCGCGAAACGCCTGCCCCGCGGGCTGGCCGAGCACATCATGGCCCAGGTCGAACAGCCCGCGAACCTCGACGGATGGAACAACCCCGAGAGTCGGCTGCTCACGATCATCCTGATGCGCTGCGGACTGCGCGTCGGTGACGCCACCAAGATCGCCTTCGACTGCGTCATCCGTGGCGGCGACGGAGCTCCCTATCTGCGCTACACCAACGGCAAGATGAAACGCGAAGCTCTCGTCCCGATCGACGAGGAAGTCGAGCAGGCCATCGCCGAGCAACAACAGCGGATCCTGCGCCGCTGGACCAACGGCAGCCCCTGGCTGTTCGCCGCTCCGAAGATGAACCCAGACGGCCGCCGGCCGCTGACTACGCCCTCCTACCGCGGCCAGCTACGGGACTGGCTGGCGCGCTGCGAGATCCGCGACGAGCACGGCCGTCCAGTGCATCTGACTCCGCACCAATGGCGGCACACCTTTGGAACACGGTTGATCAACCGGGACGTGCCGCAAGAAGTCGTACGGGTGTTACTCGATCACTCCAGCGGTGAGATGACAGCTCACTACGCCCGCCTTCACGACACCACCGTCCGCCGGCACTGGGAGTCCGCCCGCAAGGTCGATGCCAGGGGCCAAACCGTTGCGATCGACCCCGACGGCCCACTGGCCGAAGCGAACTGGGCCAAGCAACGGCTCGGGCGCGTGACCCAAGCATTGCCCAACGGCTTCTGCGGGCTGCCAGTTCAAAAGACCTGCCCGCATGCCAATGCTTGTCTGACATGTCCGATGTTCGTGACTACGCCCGAGTTCCTGCCGCAACACCACGAACACCGTCAGCAAGTCCTGCAGATCATCTCCGCTGCCGAGGCGCGCGGTCAGTTACGCCTCGTCGAGATGAACCAACAAGTCCTGGGAAACCTCGACACCATCATCACCACACTCGAAACCGACTCCGGTTCAGAGGAATTGGATTCTGCTGATGCGGGCTGA